A genome region from Desulfosoma caldarium includes the following:
- the rsmG gene encoding 16S rRNA (guanine(527)-N(7))-methyltransferase RsmG, with amino-acid sequence MAQRSMTPSVKPSPQALASILEKSGVRANAQQVHQLWIYHRWLRKHNVELNLTRVHNFDNMVRKLYLDSILPGLMVSLPSPLMDLGTGPGMPGIPLKIFNPDLEVVLAESRQHRVRFLEDVCAALGLSGVSIEGRRIGPSYDRPVRGVITRAVESMAETMERIEGCLEKGGLLIFMKGPHCDDELDRAVRRFEGRFALKEDRHYVIPGTPHRRRLVVFVRQSERAALVRQAASASGRHKRMASFDNAAFKRLQKALTPRGIRKEGLCLVSGAKVVRDVLASRPNLVQAWISVAGGPPPPSACGEHVTWLELDKNLFETLDLFGTGHPLLSVQVPPILYWTPENGLGPGCTLFVPFQDPENVGAVLRTAAAFGVTAVVLLKESAHPFHPKAVRASAGAAFRLRLFFGPSVADLPTTLPMIALSQDGCPLHEAIFPETFGLLAGLEGPGLPEPWRRQAVAIPMVPGVESLNAATATAVALYEWRRRAVNPARG; translated from the coding sequence ATGGCGCAAAGGTCGATGACCCCATCTGTGAAGCCAAGCCCTCAAGCCCTGGCCTCCATTCTGGAAAAAAGCGGTGTGCGGGCCAACGCGCAACAAGTGCACCAGCTGTGGATATACCATCGATGGCTGAGAAAGCACAATGTGGAACTCAATTTGACCCGGGTGCACAACTTCGACAACATGGTTCGAAAACTTTACCTGGACTCCATTCTTCCGGGCCTCATGGTGTCCTTGCCTTCACCCCTTATGGACCTGGGCACCGGGCCCGGCATGCCCGGCATTCCCCTAAAGATTTTTAACCCTGACCTTGAAGTGGTGTTGGCAGAAAGCCGTCAGCATCGCGTTCGCTTCCTTGAGGACGTCTGTGCGGCTCTCGGGCTTTCCGGTGTCTCGATCGAAGGAAGACGCATCGGGCCCTCGTATGACCGGCCCGTGCGTGGCGTGATCACGCGAGCTGTGGAATCCATGGCGGAAACCATGGAACGCATTGAAGGGTGCTTGGAAAAGGGGGGGCTGCTCATCTTCATGAAAGGGCCCCATTGCGACGATGAACTGGACCGCGCTGTGCGACGTTTTGAGGGGCGTTTTGCGCTGAAGGAAGACCGACACTACGTGATTCCAGGAACGCCCCACCGACGGCGCCTCGTGGTTTTTGTGAGGCAAAGTGAGCGTGCGGCCCTGGTGCGTCAGGCGGCCTCCGCTTCGGGGCGCCACAAGCGCATGGCCAGTTTTGATAATGCGGCTTTCAAAAGGCTTCAGAAGGCCCTAACCCCAAGGGGGATTCGAAAGGAAGGGTTGTGTCTGGTAAGCGGGGCCAAGGTGGTTCGAGATGTGTTGGCGTCCAGGCCCAACCTGGTTCAGGCTTGGATTTCGGTTGCCGGTGGGCCGCCACCCCCTTCGGCCTGCGGGGAACATGTGACCTGGCTGGAACTGGACAAGAATCTTTTTGAGACTCTGGACCTGTTCGGTACGGGGCATCCTTTGTTGAGTGTGCAGGTGCCGCCCATTTTGTATTGGACCCCGGAGAATGGCCTGGGCCCGGGGTGCACCCTTTTTGTGCCGTTTCAGGACCCGGAAAACGTGGGGGCGGTGCTTCGCACGGCGGCGGCCTTTGGCGTCACCGCCGTCGTGCTCCTAAAAGAAAGCGCACACCCTTTCCATCCCAAGGCCGTCCGCGCTTCGGCCGGGGCGGCCTTTCGACTTCGACTGTTTTTTGGGCCTTCGGTTGCCGATCTGCCCACCACACTGCCCATGATCGCCTTGTCCCAGGACGGCTGTCCTTTGCATGAGGCGATCTTTCCAGAAACCTTTGGCTTACTGGCCGGATTGGAGGGGCCCGGACTGCCGGAACCATGGAGGCGCCAGGCCGTCGCCATCCCCATGGTTCCGGGCGTCGAATCTTTGAACGCCGCCACGGCCACCGCGGTGGCCCTCTATGAATGGCGGCGCCGCGCCGTTAACCCTGCACGGGGGTGA
- a CDS encoding RluA family pseudouridine synthase — MSLHNVGQADPLHLACATSQKPLAFVHPLWPVLHVDNHLLAVYKPAGLLVQGDPSGDLSLLDLARKWIKERYKKPGNVFVGLVHRLDRPVSGLVLLARTSKAASRLSAVFRENRAQKIYLAVVEGRPSRACATLVHGLIRQESKSVAVLPVKTPGTQRAELHYRTVAFSDQRTLLAVHLKTGRKHQIRAQLAHEGCPIVGDVRYGAPTPLPYRSIALHAWKLTLPHPTKGEAVEISCPLPLNWPWSQEDMGNLSILSPFRPLWHWCQYEPNLT; from the coding sequence ATGAGTCTTCACAACGTTGGGCAGGCTGATCCTTTGCATCTAGCCTGTGCGACCAGTCAAAAACCCCTAGCGTTCGTCCACCCACTCTGGCCTGTGCTGCACGTCGACAATCATCTTCTCGCCGTTTATAAACCCGCCGGGCTCTTGGTTCAAGGTGATCCCTCCGGGGACCTTAGCCTTTTGGATCTGGCCAGAAAATGGATCAAGGAACGATACAAGAAGCCCGGCAACGTCTTTGTCGGCCTTGTGCACCGGCTGGATCGGCCCGTTTCCGGCCTTGTCCTGCTTGCTCGAACATCCAAGGCGGCCTCACGCCTGAGTGCGGTGTTTCGTGAAAACCGTGCACAAAAGATCTATCTGGCCGTGGTGGAGGGCCGCCCGAGCAGGGCTTGTGCCACCCTTGTTCACGGGCTGATACGGCAGGAGTCGAAAAGCGTCGCTGTGCTTCCCGTGAAAACTCCTGGCACGCAAAGGGCTGAGCTGCATTACCGCACTGTGGCCTTTTCCGATCAGCGCACGCTGCTTGCCGTGCACCTCAAGACCGGCCGAAAACACCAGATTCGAGCCCAATTGGCCCATGAGGGCTGTCCCATCGTGGGTGATGTGCGCTACGGAGCACCCACGCCCCTGCCGTACCGCAGCATCGCTCTGCATGCCTGGAAACTGACCCTGCCCCATCCCACCAAGGGTGAAGCCGTGGAGATTTCCTGCCCCCTTCCCCTAAACTGGCCATGGTCTCAAGAGGATATGGGAAATCTTTCCATTCTCAGCCCTTTTCGACCTCTGTGGCATTGGTGCCAATACGAACCGAATCTCACTTGA
- a CDS encoding nitroreductase family protein has translation MAELMDVIRSRRSIRNFEDKDVPDELLQKVLDAVKWSQSWANTQCWEAIVVRHPETKAKLQETLAKGNPATKSITAAPVVVALCGKLQSAGYYKGEKTTKFGDWFLFDLGIATQNFCLAATDLGLGTVVVGLFDHDKAKEILGVPEGYELVVLLPLGYPSKVPSAPKRREIEEFTHYERF, from the coding sequence ATGGCCGAATTGATGGACGTGATTCGATCCCGACGCAGCATTCGAAACTTTGAAGACAAAGATGTTCCCGATGAACTGCTTCAAAAGGTTCTGGATGCCGTCAAATGGTCGCAGTCCTGGGCCAACACCCAGTGCTGGGAAGCCATCGTTGTGCGCCATCCGGAAACCAAGGCCAAGCTTCAGGAAACCTTGGCCAAAGGAAATCCCGCCACCAAATCCATCACGGCGGCTCCTGTGGTGGTGGCCCTGTGCGGCAAGCTGCAAAGCGCCGGGTACTATAAGGGCGAGAAAACCACCAAGTTCGGCGACTGGTTTCTTTTTGATCTGGGCATTGCCACACAAAACTTCTGCCTGGCCGCCACCGATTTGGGACTCGGCACCGTGGTGGTCGGCCTGTTTGACCACGACAAGGCTAAGGAAATCCTCGGCGTACCGGAAGGCTACGAACTGGTGGTACTCCTGCCTCTGGGGTATCCATCCAAGGTGCCGTCGGCTCCAAAGCGACGGGAAATTGAAGAGTTCACCCATTATGAAAGGTTCTAA
- a CDS encoding M1 family aminopeptidase produces MSQCQQWGFQRIMPVIDDCRAKCTMTTTLEVDARYTHMITNGIISPRHNPDGLPMPIPGLPHRKPMTNHNPVPMAPYLFIACADSWDELLDVVTCPSGRTVRLEYLVPLGRKDDARIPMNILKDAVLWIYHHQGHEHAGETYRTTSMTKSNDGGMRNVGNTTIVTHAALVSEHSLDSHLLCANAVIVHEFEHNQCGSETTMETPFDMWLNDAYTVDVARRYLAHRFDPTFVRLQQVDSPRHPLLGPLAIKDGGHAGATLRQGFNDPEELLDAVNYVKGAKLCTCFGSC; encoded by the coding sequence GTGTCCCAATGCCAGCAGTGGGGATTTCAAAGAATCATGCCCGTCATCGACGACTGCCGAGCCAAGTGCACCATGACCACAACCCTGGAAGTGGACGCGCGCTATACGCACATGATCACCAACGGGATAATCAGCCCCCGGCACAATCCCGACGGCCTCCCCATGCCCATTCCGGGCTTACCGCATCGAAAACCCATGACCAACCACAACCCCGTGCCAATGGCGCCATACCTTTTTATCGCCTGTGCCGACAGCTGGGATGAACTGCTGGATGTCGTCACCTGCCCTTCGGGCCGCACCGTGCGCCTGGAATACTTAGTGCCTTTGGGTCGTAAAGATGATGCTCGCATTCCCATGAACATTCTCAAAGATGCGGTGCTCTGGATCTATCACCATCAGGGCCATGAACACGCCGGGGAAACCTATCGCACCACCTCTATGACCAAATCCAACGACGGCGGGATGAGAAACGTGGGAAACACCACCATCGTCACCCACGCCGCTCTGGTCTCCGAACACAGCTTGGACAGCCACCTGCTCTGCGCCAATGCTGTCATCGTCCATGAATTCGAACACAACCAGTGCGGCAGCGAAACGACCATGGAAACTCCCTTTGACATGTGGCTGAACGATGCCTACACCGTGGACGTGGCGCGCCGTTACCTGGCCCACCGGTTCGATCCCACCTTTGTGCGCCTGCAACAGGTGGACAGCCCCCGCCATCCCCTGCTAGGCCCTTTGGCCATAAAAGACGGAGGCCATGCGGGAGCCACTCTGCGTCAAGGTTTTAACGACCCCGAGGAACTGCTGGATGCGGTGAACTATGTGAAAGGCGCTAAGTTGTGCACATGCTTCGGCTCATGCTAG
- a CDS encoding DUF3458 domain-containing protein, protein MLRLMLGSNAFGAGTRLYFSRYRNANANTDQFFECFEEVSGISLATFKKKWMEQPGYARVTARTQYDAATQSLTVPLRQDLKDGEEPFPVPVSAALVNAQGRDMHGTCKIHLLSEREQSFTFSGLLEEPAFVSLKRNASFYGTFDDATADETFLQSQTLRDLNAFNRVEAFRKLTHRERFTQITAPGTPVSNSWLHVYRTIFHGAILPWALKAAMLRIDEQPLDRRYAAWFPELVRAREILMQAVSSRFHEDLAHAVHELRHAMKPEDALQVGIQKGELYGVLVDLLAVADTPAVHEILLDHLDHARTATERFRLLIALNRSSWKGRLELLEQTYRQGYGDVTGYANYLKVVALGTHPDLWHLVEKEKKRPGFDTAHLSVSRALLVAVATNTKRVWTEEGIDWIRRHVVDMASMNANIAAESSTPFNT, encoded by the coding sequence ATGCTTCGGCTCATGCTAGGTTCCAATGCCTTTGGCGCAGGAACCAGACTCTATTTTTCCCGCTACCGAAACGCCAACGCAAATACGGACCAGTTTTTTGAGTGCTTTGAAGAGGTTTCCGGGATTTCTCTTGCCACTTTTAAGAAAAAGTGGATGGAGCAACCGGGCTATGCTCGCGTCACAGCCCGCACCCAGTACGACGCGGCAACTCAAAGTCTGACGGTGCCGCTGCGCCAAGACCTTAAGGACGGCGAAGAACCTTTTCCCGTCCCCGTGTCGGCGGCTCTGGTGAATGCCCAAGGTCGAGACATGCATGGCACCTGCAAAATCCATCTCCTCTCGGAGCGGGAACAGAGCTTCACCTTTTCCGGCCTACTGGAAGAACCGGCCTTTGTGTCCCTGAAGCGCAACGCCTCCTTTTACGGCACCTTTGACGACGCCACGGCAGACGAAACCTTTCTTCAGAGCCAGACTCTGCGGGACCTCAATGCCTTCAACCGCGTGGAAGCGTTTCGAAAACTTACGCACCGTGAACGCTTCACCCAGATCACTGCCCCTGGAACCCCCGTTTCCAACAGCTGGCTCCATGTTTACCGCACCATTTTCCACGGTGCCATCCTGCCCTGGGCTCTCAAAGCGGCCATGCTACGCATCGACGAACAGCCCCTGGACCGGCGCTACGCCGCCTGGTTTCCGGAACTGGTGAGGGCTCGAGAAATCCTGATGCAAGCTGTCAGCTCCCGCTTTCACGAGGATTTGGCTCACGCTGTTCACGAACTGCGCCACGCCATGAAGCCTGAGGATGCGCTTCAGGTAGGCATTCAAAAAGGGGAACTCTACGGCGTGCTGGTGGACCTTTTGGCCGTGGCGGACACGCCCGCGGTGCACGAAATCCTTTTGGACCATTTGGATCACGCGCGCACCGCTACGGAACGGTTTCGACTTCTTATCGCCTTGAACCGCAGTTCGTGGAAAGGGCGCCTGGAACTCCTGGAACAGACCTACCGGCAGGGGTACGGCGATGTGACCGGCTATGCCAACTACCTGAAGGTGGTGGCCCTGGGAACACACCCTGATCTGTGGCACCTGGTGGAAAAGGAAAAAAAACGACCGGGATTTGATACAGCCCATCTGAGCGTCAGCCGGGCTCTTTTGGTCGCAGTGGCCACCAATACCAAGAGGGTCTGGACCGAGGAGGGCATCGACTGGATACGACGGCACGTGGTGGACATGGCCTCGATGAACGCCAACATTGCCGCAGAGTCGTCAACACCTTTCAACACGTGA
- a CDS encoding Fur family transcriptional regulator codes for MPRRSRHRDAVLDVLRRSHDHPTADQIYDAVRQTLPRISLGTVYRNLEILASQGLIQKIVTGSGPMRFDGNPHRHVHLRCERCGALEDVPMKQPLNPTAFVDEGSGQVVRSFVLEFSGLCRRCASADVSGGASGGCMPARGTEPAPFEGID; via the coding sequence ATGCCTCGAAGGTCTCGACATCGTGACGCCGTTTTAGATGTTTTACGGCGCTCGCACGACCATCCGACGGCCGATCAAATTTACGATGCGGTGCGCCAGACCTTGCCGCGCATCAGTTTGGGGACTGTTTATCGCAATTTGGAAATTTTGGCTTCCCAAGGTTTGATTCAAAAGATCGTTACGGGCTCGGGTCCCATGCGCTTTGACGGCAACCCTCATCGGCACGTGCATCTACGCTGTGAGCGCTGTGGCGCTCTGGAAGACGTGCCCATGAAACAGCCCTTGAATCCCACGGCCTTTGTGGACGAAGGTTCGGGCCAGGTGGTGCGTTCCTTTGTCCTGGAGTTTTCCGGCCTGTGTCGGCGTTGCGCCTCGGCGGACGTTTCGGGAGGCGCTTCGGGAGGGTGTATGCCGGCGCGAGGAACGGAACCGGCCCCCTTTGAGGGGATCGATTGA
- the rbr gene encoding rubrerythrin, whose protein sequence is MSRLKGTRTEKNLLTAFAGESQARNRYTYFASQARKEGYVQMALIFEETANQEKEHAKRFFNFLEGGDVEVQAAFPAGKVGSTLENLKAAAAGEHYEHTEMYPSFAAVAREEGFDDIAAVFMNVAVAEKQHEKRYRDLAENIEKGRVFKREAPVMWRCLNCGFIYESVEAPKQCPACAHPQAYFELLGENW, encoded by the coding sequence ATGTCTAGACTGAAAGGTACGCGTACGGAAAAGAACCTTTTAACGGCCTTTGCCGGAGAATCCCAGGCCCGAAATCGCTACACCTACTTCGCTTCGCAAGCGCGCAAGGAAGGTTACGTGCAAATGGCTCTCATTTTTGAAGAAACGGCCAATCAGGAAAAAGAGCATGCCAAGCGTTTTTTCAATTTCCTTGAAGGAGGTGACGTGGAAGTCCAAGCCGCTTTTCCCGCGGGAAAGGTGGGATCCACTCTGGAAAACCTCAAAGCCGCCGCGGCGGGCGAACACTATGAACACACGGAAATGTATCCGTCCTTTGCCGCCGTGGCCAGGGAAGAAGGCTTTGACGATATTGCAGCGGTTTTCATGAACGTGGCCGTGGCTGAAAAGCAGCACGAAAAGAGGTACCGAGACCTGGCGGAAAACATCGAAAAAGGGCGAGTGTTCAAGCGGGAAGCCCCTGTGATGTGGCGTTGCCTCAACTGTGGGTTCATCTACGAATCCGTGGAAGCTCCCAAGCAATGCCCGGCCTGCGCCCATCCTCAGGCGTATTTTGAGCTCCTGGGAGAAAACTGGTAA
- a CDS encoding FprA family A-type flavoprotein: MVPVAIKDKIFNVGAVDWNIRDFHGYSTYKGTTYNAYLVMDEKITLFDTVKKPFKSDLLHRIRKITDPRNIDYLVVNHVEMDHSGCIPEIIDAVKPQKVFCSAMGKKALEAHYGSQDWPLEVVQSGQEISLGQRTVRFLETRMLHWPDSMFSYLPQDKLLISSDAFGQHWATSETFDDEVSLSELLRHAAKYYANILLPYSPLVQKLLTSVAEMKLDIDMIAPDHGIIWRSRPDVILDAYDTWSLQKAQRKALVIYDTMWQSTEKMAHAVASGLAEEGVTYKVLSLKRNHRSDILTEVLDSAAVIFGSPTLNNGMLPTMADILCYMKGLRPTGKVGSAFGSYGWSGEAVKDMVRWMEEMKIEIVAPPVRVQYVPDHEALAQAMELGRLVGRAVKERTG; encoded by the coding sequence ATGGTCCCCGTCGCCATCAAGGACAAGATCTTCAACGTGGGAGCGGTGGATTGGAACATTCGAGATTTCCACGGCTACTCCACATACAAAGGCACCACCTATAACGCCTACCTGGTCATGGACGAAAAGATCACGCTTTTTGACACGGTCAAGAAGCCTTTTAAGAGCGACCTGCTGCATCGCATACGCAAGATCACCGACCCTCGAAACATCGACTACCTGGTGGTGAACCACGTGGAAATGGATCATTCGGGGTGCATTCCCGAAATCATTGACGCCGTAAAACCCCAAAAGGTGTTTTGTTCCGCCATGGGGAAAAAGGCTTTGGAAGCGCATTATGGATCGCAGGACTGGCCGCTGGAGGTGGTCCAGAGCGGGCAGGAGATCTCCTTAGGACAGCGCACGGTGCGTTTCCTGGAAACGCGCATGCTTCACTGGCCTGACAGTATGTTCAGCTACCTTCCTCAAGATAAGCTCCTCATTTCCAGCGACGCCTTCGGCCAGCACTGGGCTACCAGTGAAACCTTTGACGATGAGGTGTCTCTGTCCGAACTATTGCGCCATGCCGCCAAGTATTATGCCAATATCCTTTTGCCCTATTCTCCTTTGGTCCAAAAGTTGCTCACCTCGGTGGCCGAAATGAAGCTGGACATTGACATGATCGCTCCGGACCACGGTATCATTTGGCGCAGCCGCCCCGATGTCATTCTGGACGCCTATGACACGTGGAGTTTACAAAAGGCGCAACGCAAGGCTTTGGTAATTTACGACACCATGTGGCAGTCCACGGAAAAAATGGCCCATGCCGTCGCTTCGGGCCTGGCTGAAGAAGGTGTCACCTACAAGGTGCTCAGCCTCAAACGCAATCACCGAAGCGACATTCTTACCGAAGTTTTGGACAGTGCCGCCGTGATTTTCGGCTCTCCTACCCTCAACAACGGCATGCTTCCCACCATGGCCGACATCCTCTGCTACATGAAAGGGCTCAGACCCACGGGAAAAGTGGGCTCAGCCTTCGGTTCCTATGGCTGGAGCGGCGAAGCGGTCAAGGACATGGTTCGGTGGATGGAAGAGATGAAGATAGAGATCGTGGCGCCGCCCGTAAGGGTGCAGTACGTTCCCGATCATGAGGCCTTGGCGCAGGCTATGGAACTCGGGCGCCTCGTGGGCCGTGCCGTCAAGGAACGGACAGGGTAA
- a CDS encoding cytochrome ubiquinol oxidase subunit I codes for MDALFLSRLQFAAATYFHFLFVPLTLGLSILIAVMETKFARSGDDEYQRMAKFWGKIFLINFAVGVVTGITLEFQFGTNWSRYSRYVGDIFGSLLAIEATAAFFLESTFIAVWALTWNRLSAKAHAVTIWLVAFASNLSAVWILTANAWMHHPVGYTLRGGRAELTDFLAVVTQPFAWHTILHTLSGAYILSGMFVMGVSAYHLLRRQHVSFFSRSFRMGTVMALIFSVVAVVHGHVQGSEVARVQPSKLAAMESLWETKQRAPQYLLVIPDEKRERNRLELGALPGVLSLLAYHDVNATVRGLKDFPKEDRPPVTLTFLAFRLMIGLGFLFPVLALWAWWKRHRLLESPRLLKVMLYSIPLPYLACQAGWTVTEVGRQPWVVYGVMRTSDAVSPIAASQVAVSLTAFIVVYSLLGLVAFVLMARYAKRGPAMETAQS; via the coding sequence ATGGATGCCTTGTTTTTATCACGTCTACAGTTTGCCGCCGCCACCTATTTTCATTTTCTCTTTGTGCCCTTGACGCTGGGTTTGTCCATTCTCATCGCCGTCATGGAAACCAAGTTTGCACGATCGGGGGATGACGAATATCAACGCATGGCCAAGTTTTGGGGAAAAATCTTTTTGATCAATTTCGCCGTGGGCGTGGTCACGGGAATCACCCTGGAATTTCAGTTTGGTACCAACTGGTCGCGATATTCTCGCTATGTGGGCGACATCTTCGGTTCCTTGTTGGCTATCGAAGCCACGGCGGCCTTTTTTCTAGAATCCACCTTTATTGCCGTCTGGGCGCTCACGTGGAATCGACTGTCCGCCAAGGCTCATGCCGTTACTATCTGGCTTGTGGCCTTTGCGTCCAATCTTTCCGCCGTATGGATCCTTACGGCCAATGCCTGGATGCACCATCCCGTGGGCTACACGCTTCGTGGCGGCCGAGCGGAACTGACGGATTTTCTCGCCGTGGTGACCCAGCCTTTCGCCTGGCATACGATTCTGCACACCCTCAGCGGCGCCTACATTCTCTCGGGCATGTTCGTCATGGGCGTGAGCGCCTATCATCTGCTTCGGCGCCAGCATGTGAGTTTCTTCAGCCGGTCGTTTCGCATGGGGACCGTCATGGCTCTCATCTTTTCCGTGGTGGCCGTGGTTCACGGCCATGTGCAGGGTTCCGAAGTGGCACGCGTGCAACCCTCCAAGCTGGCGGCCATGGAATCCCTGTGGGAAACCAAGCAGAGGGCCCCTCAGTATTTGCTGGTCATTCCCGATGAAAAGCGAGAACGCAACCGACTGGAACTGGGAGCTCTTCCCGGCGTGCTCAGCCTGCTCGCCTACCACGACGTGAACGCCACGGTCAGAGGCCTCAAGGATTTTCCCAAGGAAGACCGCCCTCCCGTGACCCTCACCTTTCTCGCGTTTCGCCTCATGATCGGCCTGGGATTTCTCTTTCCCGTGCTGGCCCTGTGGGCGTGGTGGAAAAGGCACCGTCTGCTGGAAAGCCCCCGGCTTCTCAAAGTCATGCTTTACTCCATTCCTTTGCCGTATCTCGCTTGCCAGGCGGGCTGGACCGTCACGGAAGTGGGCCGGCAGCCGTGGGTCGTCTACGGCGTCATGCGCACGTCCGATGCCGTCTCACCCATCGCCGCCTCTCAGGTGGCCGTGTCGCTCACCGCTTTCATCGTGGTCTATTCCCTGCTGGGTCTCGTGGCCTTTGTGCTCATGGCCCGCTACGCCAAACGAGGACCGGCGATGGAAACAGCGCAATCGTGA
- the cydB gene encoding cytochrome d ubiquinol oxidase subunit II, translating to MLATVWFLLWGLLWAVYFMLGGFDLGLGVVQPFVARSEEDRRLIGQAMGPYWNGNEVWLIAAGGVTFAAFPTTYAVMFSGLYAALMLILFGLILRGVALEFRHLGSGSGWKSLWDACLFVGSLLPAFLLGVAFANIFQGIPIDENGVFQGSLLTLLNPYGLLGGLLFLLLFVEHGTLWLALKTTGTLHDQAARLAKGLWWVLAATAVGFLVATWFATRLYANYLENPMLFSVPIVLIPALTVGALFAMRFFAARNHWGRAWVASALTIVGATFFGVVGLYPNMLPSSLNPTYSLTVHNASSSPLTLKIMLVVAVIFVPIVLAYQGWAYRLFHRKVSLDEAAYAYEEA from the coding sequence ATGCTTGCAACCGTATGGTTTCTGCTTTGGGGCCTGTTGTGGGCCGTCTATTTCATGCTAGGCGGGTTTGACCTGGGCCTGGGTGTGGTGCAGCCCTTCGTGGCACGATCGGAAGAGGATCGGCGCCTGATCGGCCAGGCCATGGGTCCGTATTGGAACGGAAACGAGGTGTGGCTCATCGCCGCCGGCGGGGTCACTTTTGCCGCCTTTCCTACCACCTATGCTGTCATGTTCAGCGGCCTCTACGCAGCCCTCATGCTCATTCTTTTTGGGCTCATTCTGCGAGGGGTCGCCTTGGAGTTTCGTCACCTGGGTTCCGGGTCTGGCTGGAAATCCCTATGGGACGCCTGTCTTTTCGTGGGAAGCTTGCTCCCCGCATTTCTTTTGGGTGTGGCCTTTGCCAACATTTTTCAAGGCATTCCCATCGATGAAAACGGCGTGTTTCAGGGAAGCCTTTTGACCCTTCTGAACCCGTATGGACTGCTGGGAGGTTTGCTGTTTCTGCTGCTTTTCGTGGAACACGGCACGCTGTGGTTGGCGCTTAAGACCACCGGCACCCTGCACGATCAAGCCGCACGGCTGGCCAAAGGCCTCTGGTGGGTTCTGGCCGCCACGGCCGTAGGCTTTCTTGTGGCTACCTGGTTCGCCACACGCCTCTACGCCAACTACCTCGAAAACCCCATGCTCTTTTCCGTCCCTATCGTGCTCATTCCGGCTCTGACCGTGGGGGCCCTTTTCGCCATGCGTTTCTTTGCGGCCAGGAACCATTGGGGGCGTGCCTGGGTGGCTTCGGCTCTAACCATCGTGGGGGCCACCTTTTTCGGCGTCGTGGGCCTGTACCCCAACATGTTGCCTTCGAGTCTCAACCCCACCTACAGCCTCACCGTGCACAACGCCTCTTCGAGCCCCTTGACTCTCAAGATTATGCTTGTCGTGGCGGTGATCTTTGTGCCCATCGTCCTAGCCTACCAGGGCTGGGCCTACAGACTGTTTCACCGCAAGGTGAGCCTGGATGAGGCGGCCTACGCCTACGAAGAGGCCTAG
- the qrcA gene encoding menaquinone reductase multiheme cytochrome c subunit QrcA produces MIAFLAGFIGALLVGWVVFPNVLYSTKTQPITFLHSSHQDSDCQDCHFFREDGSYNGLPKLETCAECHEEPMGESPEEQKLVEEYIQQEREIPWLVYAWQPDNVYFSHAAHTETQGIECVRCHRDVTKETKNPPFKENRLTGYSDKTMKMVECEKCHAERGVSNACHVCHK; encoded by the coding sequence ATGATTGCTTTTCTTGCCGGATTTATTGGAGCGCTTCTCGTGGGATGGGTCGTCTTTCCCAACGTGTTGTATTCCACAAAGACGCAGCCCATTACGTTCCTGCATTCTTCCCATCAGGACAGCGACTGTCAGGACTGCCATTTTTTTCGCGAGGACGGGTCCTATAATGGGCTGCCCAAGCTGGAAACCTGTGCGGAATGTCATGAGGAGCCGATGGGGGAAAGTCCTGAGGAACAAAAGCTGGTCGAAGAATACATTCAGCAGGAACGGGAGATTCCGTGGTTGGTCTATGCGTGGCAGCCGGACAACGTGTATTTTTCCCACGCCGCGCACACGGAAACGCAAGGCATCGAGTGTGTGCGATGCCATCGGGACGTGACCAAAGAAACCAAGAATCCGCCTTTTAAGGAAAACCGTCTCACCGGCTACAGCGACAAGACCATGAAGATGGTGGAATGCGAAAAATGCCATGCGGAGCGGGGGGTCAGCAACGCCTGTCATGTGTGTCACAAGTAG